The following coding sequences lie in one Arabidopsis thaliana chromosome 3, partial sequence genomic window:
- a CDS encoding ATPase, V0/A0 complex, subunit C/D (ATPase, V0/A0 complex, subunit C/D; FUNCTIONS IN: hydrogen ion transmembrane transporter activity, proton-transporting ATPase activity, rotational mechanism; INVOLVED IN: proton transport, ATP synthesis coupled proton transport; EXPRESSED IN: male gametophyte, pollen tube; EXPRESSED DURING: L mature pollen stage, M germinated pollen stage; CONTAINS InterPro DOMAIN/s: ATPase, V0/A0 complex, subunit C/D (InterPro:IPR002843), ATPase, V0 complex, subunit D (InterPro:IPR016727); BEST Arabidopsis thaliana protein match is: ATPase, V0/A0 complex, subunit C/D (TAIR:AT3G28710.1).): MYGFEALTFNIHGGYLEAIVRGHRAGLLTTADYNNLCQCENLDDIKMHLSATKYGPYLQNEPSPLHTTTIVEKCTLKLVDDYKHMLCQATEPMSTFLEYIRYGHMIDNVVLIVTGTLHERDVQELIEKCHPLGMFDSIATLAVAQNMRELYRLVLVDTPLAPYFSECLTSEDLDDMNIEIMRNTLYKAYLEDFYNFSEIMSDLLAFEADRRAVNITINSIGTELTREDRKKLYSNFGLLYPYGHEELAICEDIDQVRGVMEKYPPYQAIFSKMSYGESQMLDKAFYEEEVRRLCLAFEQQFHYAVFFAYMRLREQEIRNLMWISECVAQNQKSRIHDSVVYMF, from the exons ATGTACGGATTCGAGGCGCTTACGTTCAATATCCATGGGGGATACTTGGAGGCGATCGTCAGAGGCCACCGTGCTGGGCTTCTCACCACCGCCGATTACAACAATCTATGTCAGTGTGAGAACCTAGACGATATCAAGATGCATCTCTCTGCCACCAAATACGGTCCTTACCTCCAAAACG AACCATCACCTCTGCATACCACTACAATTGTGGAGAAGTGTACGCTCAAGCTTGTTGATGACTACAAGCATATGCTTTGCCAAGCTACTGAGCCAATGTCTACCTTTTTAGAGTACATCAG ATATGGTCATATGATTGACAATGTCGTGCTCATTGTTACTGGAACCCTTCACGAGAGAGATGTTCAAGAGTTGATCGAGAAATGTCACCCTTTAGGCATGTTTGACAG TATTGCTACACTAGCTGTTGCTCAGAACATGCGGGAACTCTATAGGTTGGTGCTTGTGGACACTCCTCTGGCTCCATACTTTTCTGAATGCCTAACATCAGAG GATCTCGATGACATGAACATAGAGATTATGAGGAATACCCTCTACAAAGCATACCTTGAGGATTTTTACAACTTCT CAGAGATTATGTCTGACCTTTTGGCCTTTGAAGCCGACAGGAGAGCAGTGAATATCACTATCAACAG CATTGGCACTGAGCTCACAAGAGAAGACAGGAAGAAACTGTACTCCAACTTTGGTCTCCT CTATCCATATGGCCACGAGGAGCTTGCTATCTGTGAAGACATAGATCAG GTTCGTGGTGTTATGGAAAAATACCCTCCGTATCAAGCTATATTCTCCAAGATGTCTTATGGAGAAAGCCAGATGCTCGACAAGGCattttatgaagaagaagtcagAAGGCTTTGCTTAGCCTTTGAGCAGCAG TTCCATTACGCGGTATTCTTTGCGTATATGAGGTTGCGGGAGCAGGAGATCAGGAACCTGATGTGGATATCTGAATGTGTTGCACAGAACCAGAAGTCCAGGATCCACGATAGTGTGGTCTACATGTTCTGA
- a CDS encoding uncharacterized protein (unknown protein; FUNCTIONS IN: molecular_function unknown; INVOLVED IN: biological_process unknown; LOCATED IN: cellular_component unknown; EXPRESSED IN: 25 plant structures; EXPRESSED DURING: 13 growth stages; BEST Arabidopsis thaliana protein match is: unknown protein (TAIR:AT5G58100.1); Has 1610 Blast hits to 344 proteins in 85 species: Archae - 0; Bacteria - 567; Metazoa - 95; Fungi - 71; Plants - 145; Viruses - 0; Other Eukaryotes - 732 (source: NCBI BLink).) — protein sequence MTHHRITTYFNGGSASIFLLLLLITTTSSSSPPIPGLDTFLTNQYRLDPKSSNDSFTSLSSSLKRSLSSSSIHFSSLSKSLLSLSISIPLNVRFIGDSFPSSAASTLSEFISAAVTNDNFHVISPSPDSSTNHKLVISHSLHLDASLSPQSLSTRLDSTLKTLISSTTSSLRSNLLSIQYNPIDEIIKQEYEKEKHGDGGVYIYLISLGSQAKPYAYSYSHGDSSAGFTKCLGSIWTGKDRYLWIDLSAGPVDYGPALSGDGVLPRGEFHPLAALHGRPKSEKALLADLASLVYNAYQVLIVPSLRIPVYFEDTLVVQFIHVYGSEVKDSSGLDLEFVKRTFMDEAESGGLLLGEQKLSFKSYSVNYRECSICSFAVSRGMNSYTSRFLFDNYTLIVSEYLDSKHMHRALTDSAEELRRVAGIVEEEGNEFARVLPVYVFDLDINTPLLLDRYHQSVAFRDMVIAVRTRGTQTVSDYTCNGRHVFVHTRDLERPLVGSILQSMWGVSSTHLTWSPRHNTTLVDYTWSIGQTPFGPFSDISSLSFVQKDAAKRNVILTSLNTTITSAIDVIDSAVAYGGDVILRKQNRHSEFMQRWNLMQYKLDKTVSALSHNEFEMALFYLRSASHDLYSVHSVVYLASQRVEASLNCFKDPPFPWGTVSVSGFGLMAVGYVFSKRDRLFRNKRKQF from the coding sequence ATGACGCACCACCGCATCACCACCTACTTCAATGGCGGATCCGCctccatcttcctcctcctcctactcatcaccaccacttcctcttcttctccaccaatCCCAGGCCTAGACACCTTCCTAACAAACCAATATCGTCTCGacccaaaatcatcaaacGACTCATTCACATCACTCTCCTCCTCTCTCAAAcgatctctctcttcttcatcaatccaCTTCTCATCACTCTCCaaatctctcctctctctctcaatctcaatcCCACTCAACGTCCGTTTCATCGGAGACTCTTTCCCTTCCTCCGCCGCCTCCACTCTCTCCGAATTCATCTCCGCCGCCGTAACTAACGACAACTTCCATGTAATCTCTCCATCTCCAGATTCATCAACAAATCACAAACTCGTtatctctcactctctccaCCTTGACGCTTCTCTATCTCCCCAATCTCTCTCCACCAGACTCGATTCAActttgaaaaccctaatttcatcAACAACTTCATCTCTCAGATCTAATCTCCTTTCGATCCAGTACAATCCAATCGATGAGATTATAAAGCAAGAgtatgagaaagagaagcatgGAGATGGTGGTGTTTACATTTACTTGATCTCTTTAGGCTCACAAGCTAAACCTTATGCTTATAGTTACTCTCATGGTGATTCATCAGCTGGGTTTACGAAATGTTTAGGTAGTATTTGGACTGGTAAAGATCGTTATCTATGGATTGATCTCTCTGCTGGTCCTGTAGATTATGGTCCTGCTTTATCTGGTGATGGTGTTTTACCAAGAGGTGAGTTTCATCCTTTAGCTGCTTTACATGGTCGTCCTAAATCAGAAAAAGCTTTACTTGCGGATTTGGCTTCGTTGGTGTATAATGCTTATCAGGTTTTGATTGTTCCTTCTTTGAGAATCCCTGTGTACTTTGAGGATACGTTGGTGGTTCAGTTTATTCATGTGTATGGGTCAGAGGTTAAGGATTCGAGTGGGTTAGATTTGGAGTTTGTGAAGAGAACGTTTATGGATGAAGCTGAGAGTGGTGGGTTGTTGTTAGGTGAACAGAAGTTGAGTTTTAAGAGTTATAGTGTGAATTATAGAGAATGTTCGATTTGTTCGTTTGCGGTATCTCGTGGGATGAATTCGTATACTTctaggtttttgtttgataactATACTTTGATTGTGAGTGAGTATTTGGATTCTAAGCATATGCATCGGGCGTTGACTGATTCGGCTGAGGAGTTGAGGAGAGTTGCGGggattgttgaagaagaaggaaatgagTTTGCTAGGGTTTTACCtgtttatgtgtttgatttggaTATCAATACGCCTTTGTTGCTTGATCGGTATCATCAGTCTGTTGCTTTTAGAGATATGGTGATTGCTGTTAGAACTAGAGGAACTCAAACGGTTAGTGATTATACTTGCAACGGGCGTCATGTGTTTGTTCATACGAGAGACTTAGAACGACCTCTCGTTGGTTCCATTCTGCAGAGTATGTGGGGTGTATCTTCTACTCATTTGACATGGAGCCCGAGACATAACACAACTCTAGTTGATTATACATGGAGCATTGGGCAAACACCGTTTGGACCATTCTCTGATATCTCGTCTCTATCGTTTGTTCAGAAAGATGCTGCTAAGAGAAACGTGATTTTGACATCTTTGAACACAACTATCACAAGTGCAATCGATGTTATCGATTCCGCGGTTGCATATGGAGGAGATGTGATCCTACGGAAACAGAATCGCCACTCTGAGTTCATGCAAAGGTGGAATCTTATGCAGTACAAGCTGGATAAAACGGTTTCTGCTCTATCACACAATGAGTTCGAGATGGCTTTGTTCTACTTAAGATCAGCTTCACACGACTTGTACTCAGTGCATTCAGTAGTGTACCTCGCGTCACAACGGGTAGAAGCGAGTCTCAACTGTTTCAAAGATCCACCGTTCCCATGGGGAACTGTTTCAGTGTCGGGATTCGGGTTAATGGCTGTTGGTTACGTGTTCTCGAAAAGAGATAGACTCTTTAGGAACAAACGAAAACAGTTCTGA
- a CDS encoding ATPase, V0/A0 complex, subunit C/D (ATPase, V0/A0 complex, subunit C/D; FUNCTIONS IN: hydrogen ion transmembrane transporter activity, proton-transporting ATPase activity, rotational mechanism; INVOLVED IN: proton transport, ATP synthesis coupled proton transport; LOCATED IN: plasma membrane, vacuole; EXPRESSED IN: male gametophyte, cultured cell, pollen tube; EXPRESSED DURING: L mature pollen stage, M germinated pollen stage; CONTAINS InterPro DOMAIN/s: ATPase, V0/A0 complex, subunit C/D (InterPro:IPR002843), ATPase, V0 complex, subunit D (InterPro:IPR016727); BEST Arabidopsis thaliana protein match is: ATPase, V0/A0 complex, subunit C/D (TAIR:AT3G28710.1); Has 636 Blast hits to 635 proteins in 308 species: Archae - 22; Bacteria - 2; Metazoa - 293; Fungi - 152; Plants - 74; Viruses - 0; Other Eukaryotes - 93 (source: NCBI BLink).), whose product MYGFEALTFNIHGGYLEAIVRGHRAGLLTTADYNNLCQCENLDDIKMHLSATKYGPYLQNEPSPLHTTTIVEKCTLKLVDDYKHMLCQATEPMSTFLEYIRYGHMIDNVVLIVTGTLHERDVQELIEKCHPLGMFDSIATLAVAQNMRELYRLVLVDTPLAPYFSECLTSEDLDDMNIEIMRNTLYKAYLEDFYNFCQKLGGATAEIMSDLLAFEADRRAVNITINSIGTELTREDRKKLYSNFGLLYPYGHEELAICEDIDQVRGVMEKYPPYQAIFSKMSYGESQMLDKAFYEEEVRRLCLAFEQQFHYAVFFAYMRLREQEIRNLMWISECVAQNQKSRIHDSVVYMF is encoded by the exons ATGTACGGATTCGAGGCGCTTACGTTCAATATCCATGGGGGATACTTGGAGGCGATCGTCAGAGGCCACCGTGCTGGGCTTCTCACCACCGCCGATTACAACAATCTATGTCAGTGTGAGAACCTAGACGATATCAAGATGCATCTCTCTGCCACCAAATACGGTCCTTACCTCCAAAACG AACCATCACCTCTGCATACCACTACAATTGTGGAGAAGTGTACGCTCAAGCTTGTTGATGACTACAAGCATATGCTTTGCCAAGCTACTGAGCCAATGTCTACCTTTTTAGAGTACATCAG ATATGGTCATATGATTGACAATGTCGTGCTCATTGTTACTGGAACCCTTCACGAGAGAGATGTTCAAGAGTTGATCGAGAAATGTCACCCTTTAGGCATGTTTGACAG TATTGCTACACTAGCTGTTGCTCAGAACATGCGGGAACTCTATAGGTTGGTGCTTGTGGACACTCCTCTGGCTCCATACTTTTCTGAATGCCTAACATCAGAG GATCTCGATGACATGAACATAGAGATTATGAGGAATACCCTCTACAAAGCATACCTTGAGGATTTTTACAACTTCTGTCAG AAACTTGGTGGCGCAACAGCAGAGATTATGTCTGACCTTTTGGCCTTTGAAGCCGACAGGAGAGCAGTGAATATCACTATCAACAG CATTGGCACTGAGCTCACAAGAGAAGACAGGAAGAAACTGTACTCCAACTTTGGTCTCCT CTATCCATATGGCCACGAGGAGCTTGCTATCTGTGAAGACATAGATCAG GTTCGTGGTGTTATGGAAAAATACCCTCCGTATCAAGCTATATTCTCCAAGATGTCTTATGGAGAAAGCCAGATGCTCGACAAGGCattttatgaagaagaagtcagAAGGCTTTGCTTAGCCTTTGAGCAGCAG TTCCATTACGCGGTATTCTTTGCGTATATGAGGTTGCGGGAGCAGGAGATCAGGAACCTGATGTGGATATCTGAATGTGTTGCACAGAACCAGAAGTCCAGGATCCACGATAGTGTGGTCTACATGTTCTGA